The Candidatus Nitrospira nitrificans genomic interval CCAGGAACGACGAAAACCAGGCTCATCAAACACTCCATGAATGTACGTCCCCCACACAAGTCCGTCGTGCCGAATCGCTCCATCGAACTCATCTGTGTGCGTAGCCATCGAATGGGGGGCGTCCGCTTTCCGGGCGGAATGACGGCGAACTCTAAAGCAGGGACGTTCGTTCACGCGTCGCGTGACGCCCATATGAATCTGATACCCGCGCACCAAGCCCTGACCGGCCGGAAAGAAGTCCGTGGGGTAGGCCTCTATCTGTGCGGTATATTTCTTTTTCCCGAGTACTGTCTCCGTATCCAAGTAGCCCAAACCGCAACCGCTTCCGCCCTCTTCAACGCAATCAGGATCAGCAATCCGCCGACCAAGCATCTGGTAACCACCGCAAATACCGATCAGCTCGCGCCGACTCCGTAGATGATTATCAAGCAACGCCATAAACCCTCTTTCTTTCAGGTAGGATAAATCGGCCACCGTATTCTTACTTCCGGGAATGATCACACAGTCGGCATCGACAAGTGCGCTTGGTGTGCCGACGTACTTCAAGGCCACGTCTTTTTCCGCAGCCAATACGTTGAAATCGGTAAAGTTGCTCATGTAGGGCAACAGAATAACGGCAATGTTGATACGGTCAGGCGCAAAACTCGTCAAGTGCTGCCTGCCTAGGTCCAGACTATCTTCTTGGTCCAGCCTCAGATCACGAAGAAAGGGCACAATGCCCAATACAGGAATCCCAGTCCGAGACTCCAAGAAGCGCACCCCATCGGCAAACAATGTGGGATCGCCCCTGAATTTATTGATGACGACGCCGCAGACCCTGGCGCGTTCGTCCGGCTCCAGCAAGTCTAATGTTCCAATCACTTGAGCAAAGACGCCACCTCGATCGATATCGGCAACGAGCAGAACCTGAGCATTGGCATATTCCACGACCGGCCAATTCACCAGATCCCATTTTCGGAGATTGACCTCGGCGGCACTGCCCGCCCCCTCAATCACCATCATGTCGTACTGTTTCGATAGCCGCGCATAGCTGTCTTGCACGACCGACCAGAGTCTTGATCGCCCATCACAGTATGCCGAAGCTTCTTGCTTCGCGAACACCTTGCCGAGGATCACGACCTGGGAACATCTATCGGATTCCGGTTTGAGGAGGATCGGATTCATATCGACATGTGGAGAGAGTCCGCAGGCCTCGGCTTGCAGCGCTTGCGCCCGTCCGATCTCATGCCCATCCGGCGTGACGAATGAATTCAGAGACATATTTTGAGCTTTGAATGGGGCCACGCGAACACCTGTGCGGTGAAGCGATCGGCAAATCCCGGCCGCGATCAAACTTTTTCCTACGTCCGATCCCGTTCCAAGAACAGCAATCGCCCGCGCCGTCATTGACGCGACTCCCGCCAAGCCTTCGCTTTCGCTAAACCACGAGTCATGCAATTGGTCACTGCCCGCCCAACAAGCGCTCCGATCACCGTATGGGTTCCGCCGTAGATGTGCGACGGACCCTGTCCCTGTAGCCGACAAGCGATCACGACCGCATCCGTGCCGGTTCCGGTGGCCGCCATGCCACTGCAACTCGGCACCGCATGATCGTGCAAGACGCCGGTCTTGGCCTCCGTGGCAACTTGCACGACACCAACCATCGCGGCATGGGAGAGACTCCCGTTGGTGATGAGAATGAGATTGATCGTGCCGGGCTTGCCCGGTCTGTCGCGATGGGACCGTTGAGACGGCCATTCTCCAGCCCGAACGGCATTCGTCACGCCAACCGTCGCAAAACACTCCACCCAGATCCCATCCCAAGCAGCTCTCGCCACCACCAACTGTGTCATCGGGACAGCCGTCATGAGTCCGACGGTGCGTGCGCGGATGCCGAGTCGGAAAGCCACCTTTCGCAAGAAACGGGCGGGATCAGTGAAACGTTTAGGCAGACCCCCGATCGCCGAGGAATGTGCCTCGACCTGGTGATTGAGGACACAGGAAGCCAGCGTAAGCCCTCCCCCTTGTGGCGCAGAGGAAAGCACCCGTCTCCGACCTCCAAGATCGATGACCAGTGTCTGCTCAATTACTCGGTGGCTGGTGCGGACTCGTGTGGAAGCGCCCTTCATCACAAGACGCCTCGATGGAGCTGGCGAGCGATGGCCTGCACGATCCGGTCATTGTCTTGAACGGAACGCACGGCAAGTCGGATCGAACGTGAGTTCGCGCCAAGCACGGACGAACAATCACGAATCAACAGGCCTCGGCTTCGTAATCGTTCGGTCATGTCACTCGCATGCCAGCCGCGAGGCAATTCCACCAGGAAATAATTCGCGTATGTCGGCATCACGACGCAGCCGGGTAAGGCCGTCAGCAACGCTCTCAACCGTTCACGCTCTCGCGCCATGAATCGCAAACTCTTGCGCGCATGCGGCGCATCGTTCACCGCAGCGAGCGCGGCAACCTGC includes:
- a CDS encoding cobyric acid synthase; the protein is MTARAIAVLGTGSDVGKSLIAAGICRSLHRTGVRVAPFKAQNMSLNSFVTPDGHEIGRAQALQAEACGLSPHVDMNPILLKPESDRCSQVVILGKVFAKQEASAYCDGRSRLWSVVQDSYARLSKQYDMMVIEGAGSAAEVNLRKWDLVNWPVVEYANAQVLLVADIDRGGVFAQVIGTLDLLEPDERARVCGVVINKFRGDPTLFADGVRFLESRTGIPVLGIVPFLRDLRLDQEDSLDLGRQHLTSFAPDRINIAVILLPYMSNFTDFNVLAAEKDVALKYVGTPSALVDADCVIIPGSKNTVADLSYLKERGFMALLDNHLRSRRELIGICGGYQMLGRRIADPDCVEEGGSGCGLGYLDTETVLGKKKYTAQIEAYPTDFFPAGQGLVRGYQIHMGVTRRVNERPCFRVRRHSARKADAPHSMATHTDEFDGAIRHDGLVWGTYIHGVFDEPGFRRSWLNRARLKKGLPPLDIHTSMSVTVHLRDELDRWADHLSRNINLSCLLR
- a CDS encoding adenosylcobinamide amidohydrolase encodes the protein MKGASTRVRTSHRVIEQTLVIDLGGRRRVLSSAPQGGGLTLASCVLNHQVEAHSSAIGGLPKRFTDPARFLRKVAFRLGIRARTVGLMTAVPMTQLVVARAAWDGIWVECFATVGVTNAVRAGEWPSQRSHRDRPGKPGTINLILITNGSLSHAAMVGVVQVATEAKTGVLHDHAVPSCSGMAATGTGTDAVVIACRLQGQGPSHIYGGTHTVIGALVGRAVTNCMTRGLAKAKAWRESRQ